One region of Armigeres subalbatus isolate Guangzhou_Male chromosome 3, GZ_Asu_2, whole genome shotgun sequence genomic DNA includes:
- the LOC134227370 gene encoding uncharacterized protein LOC134227370: MARFLVSVLTVTILASTSFALDWYALTQANYAAIQTGLAQINDAASQMNQSIIEQQNRVQAAMDEVDGFVRQSLFGMLYQYQSLNLTLPAVQRVISSVSKVSDFKWYAAYLADDYKKSVTNNVMIPAQSTVQNILNAMTSFFANQWNSCSQRYAPQLVQPQLSVGRLQHCITVAIPYFKALADTTLSMFGYGKTGITTILGFLDQCSPNSTSCVDKFLNDIPNLLNTMVMSVMNLQSLPNAFIQPGVPAVKECTDLIMTDIQQLLQGLVNKTTSC, translated from the exons ATGGCGAGATTCCTAGTTTCAGTGCTAACTGTAACGATCTTAGCATCGACAAGCTTCGCCTTGGATTGGTATGCACTTACGCAGGCCAATTACGCTGCCATCCAGACGGGACTGGCCCAAATAAACGATGCGGCTTCACAGATGAATCAATCCATCATCGAACAGCAGAATCGGGTTCAGGCTGCCATGGATGAGGTTGATGGCTTCGTGCGACAATCGTTGTTCGGAATGCTGTATCAGTATCAGAGCCTGAACTTAACTCTTCCAGCAGTGCAAAGGGTAATATCGTCGGTTTCCAAAGTGAGCGATTTCAAATGGTACGCGGCATACCTGGCAGACGACTATAAGAAGAGTGTCACGAACAATGTGATGATTCCGGCTCAATCGACCGTGCAGAATATTCTCAACGCTATGACGTCCTTCTTCGCCAACCAGTGGAATAGCTGTTCGCAGAGGTACGCTCCGCAGCTGGTGCAACCACAGCTTTCTGTGGGTAGATTGCAGCACTGCATTACCGTGGCTATTCCATACTTTAAGGCTTTGGCCGATACCACATTGTCCATGTTTGGATACGGTAAGACAGGAATAACAACGATTCTTGGTTTTCTGGATCAATGTTCACCCAATTCAACATCCTGTGTAGACAAG TTTTTGAATGACATTCCAAATCTTTTGAATACCATGGTGATGTCTGTTATGAATCTGCAATCATTACCCAACGCTTTCATACAGCCCGGAGTACCCGCAGTGAAGGAGTGTACCGATCTGATAATGACGGATATTCAGCAGCTTCTGCAAGGTCTCGTGAACAAGACGACGTCTTGCTGA